One region of Labrus mixtus chromosome 1, fLabMix1.1, whole genome shotgun sequence genomic DNA includes:
- the cartl gene encoding cocaine- and amphetamine-regulated transcript-like encodes MEISGILHSLLLLLLLSVLCGGEASPEVSSEDPDAAPDRDLVDAVEALLSRIHSRVSSTEKRGSIPLCGMGDRCAMKFGPRIGKLCDCGRGANCNSYLLKCL; translated from the exons ATGGAGATCTCCGGGATACTCCACTCCCTGCTCttgctcctccttctctctgtcctctgtggcGGTGAGGCGTCTCCTGAAGTATCCTCAGAGGACCCTGATGCTGCACCAGACAGAGACCTG GTTGATGCTGTGGAGGCTCTGCTGTCCAGGATTCACTCTCGAGTTTCCTCCACCGAGAAGAGAGGAAGCATCCCACTG tgtgggATGGGCGATCGTTGTGCGATGAAGTTTGGGCCTCGTATCGGGAAGTTGTGTGACTGCGGCCGAGGAGCGAACTGTAACTCGTACTTGCTGAAATGTCTCTGA
- the cdkn2aip gene encoding CDKN2A-interacting protein, with protein MAGLWSGQDSVSEYLDQNPELAQWVESFRGYCETNKQWLARREFILRNMEAFPTVQPGQVSSSLDRLLSLSMVWTNHVFLGCCYPQAVMEKIREMGEGIVVHEAPVHKTTKDLSSKGKRSSCSDGDTDLCVKKVKCGVGQKSGPLPQAPAEHQPFFNRLYKAVAWKLVSAGGFGPNLDHCEILRSCVESCKQTLTCVFVPLKDITGLPAGRAQKEGYVCEIRCQTVYMGTGYGRDETAAKAMASKEALKVFQGRKVTVKICRRRFNGRDVDDLVLLDEQPHSQGFPPALSYPFTEHDDVPDPPS; from the exons ATGGCGGGGCTGTGGAGCGGTCAGGACTCGGTGTCAGAGTACCTGGATCAGAACCCTGAGCTGGCGCAGTGGGTGGAATCGTTCAGAGGTTACTGTGAGACTAATAAACAGTGGTTGGCCCGCAGAGAGTTCATCCTCAGGAACATGGAGGCCTTTCCCACCGTGCAGCCAGGACAGGTGAGCTCCAGCCTGGACCGACTActgtctctgtccatggtgTGGACCAACCACGTGTTCCTGGGCTGCTG TTATCCTCAGGCTGTGATGGAGAAGATCAGGGAGATGGGAGAGGGAATTGTAGTCCATGAAGCTCCTGTTCATAAAACTACAAAAGATTTATCATCTAAAGGAAAACGCAGCTCCTGCTCag ACGGCGACACTGACCTCTGTGTAAAGAAGGTGAAATGTGGTGTTGGTCAGAAATCTGGACCCCTCCCTCAGGCTCCAGCAGAGCACCAACCGTTCTTTAATCGCCTCTATAAGGCCGTGGCTTGGAAGCTGGTGTCCGCGGGGGGCTTTGGCCCCAACCTGGACCACTGTGAGATCCTGAGGAGCTGTGTGGAGTCGTGCAAACAGACCCTCACCTGCGTGTTCGTTCCACTGAAAGACATAACCGGCCTGCCCGCCGGGCGCGCTCAGAAGGAGGGATACGTGTGTGAGATCCGCTGTCAGACAGTCTACATGGGGACGGGTTACGGGCGGGACGAGACCGCCGCCAAAGCAATGGCGTCCAAAGAGGCGTTAAAGGTTTTTCAGGGCAGGAAGGTGACGGTGAAGATCTGCAGACGAAGGTTCAATGGAAGAGATGTGGACGACCTGGTGCTGCTGGACGAACAGCCCCACAGCCAGGGCTTCCCCCCCGCCCTCAGCTACCCCTTTACAGAGCACGACGATGTCCCCGACCCCCCCTCATAG
- the cart3 gene encoding cocaine- and amphetamine-regulated transcript protein-like translates to MRSTGSMRSCRLLLCLMLLSGSSRAHLTETKSPISEDQLSPRALRHFYSKGPNLTSEKQLLGALQEVLEKLQAKKTSPWEKKFGQVPTCDVGEQCAVRKGSRIGRMCDCPRGAFCNFFLLKCL, encoded by the exons ATGAGGAGCACAGGGAGCATGAGGAGCTGCAGGCTGTTGCTCTGCTTGATGCTGCTTTCAGGATCCAGCAGAGCCCACCTGACGGAGACCAAATCCCCGATCAGCGAGGACCAGCTGAGCCCCAGAGCACTGCGTCACTTCTACTCCAAAGGACCAAACCTGACCTCAGAGAAACAGCTG CtcggagctctgcaggaagttcTGGAGAAACTTCAGGCGAAGAAAACGTCTCCATGGGAGAAAAAGTTTGGCCAAGTCCCCACG tgtgaCGTCGGGGAGCAGTGTGCGGTGAGAAAAGGCTCTCGGATCGGCAGGATGTGTGACTGTCCTCGTGGAGCGTTCTGTAATTTCTTCCTGCTGAAGTGTTTATga